In Pseudoliparis swirei isolate HS2019 ecotype Mariana Trench unplaced genomic scaffold, NWPU_hadal_v1 hadal_28, whole genome shotgun sequence, the following are encoded in one genomic region:
- the LOC130191197 gene encoding interferon alpha/beta receptor 2-like isoform X3, whose protein sequence is MTALVWMLAWFSHVLSAMSELPQPFNATLNSRHFIHMLKWEPGPGTPTGASYHVTVTTDTGTAWLPVVGCEDVQHPLVCNLTEAFSDPKRVYFTQIEELLEAQHSQIVMLSGFKPIQDTQLDLPLLTVTPCGEDLCVDLQPPMEHLGEIYDSLNYKLRIKSSNADTPQSFQNTKSLRRQVLKNMASGRRYCVSVCFSPGRVVSRESNYSQPVCASIPGHDAAGTGHCVRGHVSKDSWISATLCLLVMCGVVAGALLVYTGFIYLRRPLPWVLMCAHTPASELCGARDGDRSSVNATLETE, encoded by the exons ATGACTGCTCTCGTTTGGATGCTTGCATGGTTTTCTCATGTTCTGTCAG CTATGAGTGAACTCCCACAGCCGTTCAATGCTACCCTGAACTCCAGACATTTCATTCACATGCTGAAGTGGGAGCCTGGACCAGGGACCCCCACAGGAGCCTCCTACCATGTCACCGTGACCACGGACAC GGGAACTGCCTGGCTGCCAGTGGTTGGCTGTGAGGATGTCCAGCACCCACTGGTCTGCAACCTCACAGAAGCCTTCTCTGACCCCAAACGGGTCTACTTTACCCAGATTGAAGAACTGCTGGAAGCTCAGCACTCACAGATAGTCATGCTCTCAGGATTTAAACCCATCCAAGACA CTCAACTGGACCTGCCGCTGCTCACTGTGACACCATGTGGAGAAGATTTGTGTGTGGACCTGCAGCCCCCCATGGAGCACCTTGGGGAGATCTACGATTCTCTGAACTACAAACTGAGGATTAAGAGCAGCAATGCAGACACACCACAG TCGTTTCAGAACACCAAGTCTCTGAGAAGACAGGTTCTAAAGAACATGGCCTCTGGCCGACGGTACTGCGTGTCAGTCTGCTTCTCACCTGGCCGGGTGGTCTCGAGGGAGTCCAACTACAGCCAgcctgtgtgtgcgtccatCCCGGGCCACGACGCTGCAGGTACAGGTCACTGTGTCCGTGGCCATGTttccaaag ACTCCTGGATATCAGCCACCTTGTGTTTGTTGGTGATGTGTGGTGTGGTGGCTGGGGCCCTGCTGGTCTATACTGGTTTCATCTATCTGAGGAGGCCCCTGCCATGGGTCCTG atgtgcgcgcacacgccggcatcggagctctgcggcgcgcgagacggagatcggagtagtgttaacgcgacactagagacagaatga